ATGCGCGGGATGCTTGGGGCATGCCGAATGGAGACGGAACCTACCGACACATATTCGGTGAGTTCACGGATAGCGATATCGAAGATCCGGAAGAACTATTGCAGGCGACATGGGACGAATTGCAGAAACGTAAAGAGCCACTTGTCGAGTACACGGCGACAGTGGTCGACCTTGAACGGGCGTATGGCGAAGACTACAGTCACGAAGCGATACGATTGGGCGACGTAGTATTCGTTATTGACCGTGAATTCGCTCCGGAGCTTCGAGCAGAGGCAAGAGTCATAGGAGTGGAACGACATCTCGATAGGCCGCAGGATACCGTTGTGACTATCGGGAATTTCCTGCCTAAAATGGCGGATGACTCTGCAAAACTACGAGATGTTGAACGTAGAGTAGGCGAGAAGATAGGCGTGACTGATCCGATACGTACTTCGTGGTTGAGTGGTGCTCTTGATGCTATCAACAATGAGATTTACGCAGGTGGTGGTACGGTTGTCACAACGAATGATGGCATCAATATCCTTGATAAACCACTGGATCATAATCCATCGAAATCAATCTTGATGAACAATGGGATTGTTGCGGTCTCGAATCAAAAGGTGAATGGGGATTTCGTGTACGAGGACGCGTTAACGGGAGACGGGATTGTTGCGAGTGTTATCCGTTCTGGTACGATGCTCTCGGATAGAATTCGTGGGGGAACGTTCTACGTTGGTGGAACGATAGAAGGTGTAGGACAAAACGGAGTTCTGTATTTACTAGACGACAAAAACGAGATAGTAACGACATTGAGTGCGGAACAGCAGGGATTCTCAAAACTCTATGTGGGTGAATTATCAGGAGAAAATGTAGTAGTAAAGGGTAGCGAGGACAAAACGATTTACGTAGACCCGTCATCCGGATCTAATGAAAAAGACGGTTCTTCATGGGAAAATGCATATCAGTCATTGCAACAAGCGATCGATGAAAATGTAAAAGAGGTGAATATAGGACGAATAACATTCAGGATCAAATCGGGGACAACGGTTGATGAAGAAATCGTCTTAGACAACATCATTGGCCCAGGAAGACTGGATTTCGATTTTCAAGACGACTCAACGAACCTGTACGGATACTTTCGAGTAGCATCGTGTCTAAACAGAATTTATATCTACGATGGGACATTTACACATTCAGGGTCGACTCATCCCAATGACGGCAAGCCGTATTCCGTTATCCGCACTCTAATGACGAATTGGGTGTCGATTAATCGTACGAAAATTCAAGGCGATGGTAAATGTGATTATGGTATCGCATCTGAAGGTGCCAATATTGTTGTGAGTGATTGTGAAATCTATGATGTGAATAGTGGATGTTTATATGCGACTATTGGCGGACACATTGCGTCTATGAACAATATCGGATCAGGTGGATATGGTGCGAGAGCGACGAACACGGGAACCATTTGTGGATGGGGTACCTATCCGTCAGGGTCAACAGCAAATATCCACGCAACAAGTGGTGCGAGAATATGGCTAACAGGTTCCGCAGATGATGGTTCTGGCGGGGGTTCCTATGATCCGCAACCAGTGACGTATACATGGTCTCAAAAAGATTCTCTTTCTTGGGATTCGAAATGGGGGTGGAATACGTGGGACCCGAATGAAGTAACGCAAGGAGATCCAGGCAGTTGGGGGGATGCTGGTTTGCATAGAGGTTGCTGGTTCTTCGACTATAACGACATTAGATCGAAACTAGCGGGAAAGATGATTACATCCGTAAAGTTTTACGCAAGGAGACAATCCAGAGGTGGGTACTCGGCTTCACGTCCTGTCTATTTCTGTACGCATGATAGATCATCTGCATCCGGGACTCCAAGCATGAGCGGCGCAACGAATGCAGGGAGTTTTAAATGGGGCGACAAAAAGTGGGTCACTCTCCCGAAAAGCTTTGGCGAAAGACTTCGTGATGGAGACGCAAAGGGGATCGGTATTTATACCTCAAACGCCAGCAACTATTATTATGTTTTGATGGAGGAAGCGTGTACCCTCAAAATTACATGTGAGTAGGGATGAAATGAAAATAATATTATTCGATGGAGATGAGATTAAAGAAGTTCTTAAAGGTTGCGAGAATGTTGAGGTTGACGACGAGACGAATTGTATTTATTTCGAGTCAGGAGAACTATGCGGAATTAAGAGCGACTATGCGATTGTTGACGATGATGCAGTGCCTGAAGATGCAATCCTAGAATCCAATTTACTTGAACCGGAGAAAGTGCGAAAGATATCATCACTGAACAATAGATGTGAATCCGCTATACTTTCTGGATTTACGTCAGAGACAACGGAGCACACCTACCAATTTAATACGACGGACCAAATTAACATGACGCAACAATATACGCTACTTCTCGGCAACCCCGATATATCTACCGTGGATTGGAAGACGGAAGATAGCGGGGTTGTTGCTCATTCGCGGGATGAGTTTATATCGATTGTCAATGAAGCGGAAGAGCATAAACGTGGAAAAATCGAAAAGTATTGGCGACTAAAATCGAAAGTACAAGCAAGTACCACACGAGAGGAGGTGAGGTCGATTTCGTGGGATGGAGGAGAAACCGTAGAGGAGAGTTAGTATGGCTAGTATTGATCAGTTAGTTTACGTTAAGTTTTTAGTTGGGTTTGGAGGTGCGGTCGCATCGTTTATGTGGGGAGGGTGGTCGGAAGCATTGACGATATTAGCGGTTTTCGTGTCGATTGACTTTCTCACGGGATTTGCTGCTGCGGGCAGGGAGGGGAGATTATCTAGCAGAAGAGGAATGCGTGGTATATCAAAGAAACTTCTCATCTTCGCATTCGTAGCGGTTGCACACCTTTTAGATCAGTTTTTAGGCGAAAGTCACTTGCTTCGTGATGGAGCGGTGGCTTTTTATATTGCAAACGAATGCTTATCAATTGTCGAGAATTTCGGGCGAATGGGGCTTCCGATACCTCCGAAAGTTCGTGAGGCTATCGAGATTTTAAGGGGAAAGGATGATGAATAAATGGGGCTTTTTGACTTAGGAGTTCCGGTTAAGGATGTTCGCAAAACATTAAAAAGAAGAGGAAGCTATCGTGATTATGGTGTCAATTCTAAAACCCACATTATAATCCATCACTCGTTAACAAAACGCAATTTGGCAGGATCTAATGCTGAATCATATGCGAGGTACCACGTTGGTTTGGGGTGGCCAGGAATAGGATATCACTTTGTAATTGAAGCGGACGGAACAATTAAGTACTGTCATAGCCTTGGTGTGATGTCCTATCATGTTGGAAACCACAATCGCTATTGCGTAGGTATTTGTTTGAGTGGAGATTTCCGATATGAAGAACCGACACAAGCACAGAAGGAGTGTTTACGTCGGCTTCACGCGTATCTTACGGGAGCGCTTCCTAATTATAAGAAGACTCTAGGGCATTGCGAATTGTCCGGATACGAGTGGAAGCAATGTCCAGTTTTTGACTATACAGCAACGCTTAAAGAAAAGACGAAAGAACCAAATCCTTTTGACCAATTTAAACCTGATGAACTAAACAAAGCACCCAATGGGGCTACATTTTCTCGTACATTGAAATATACGAATCCAATGCAATATGGGAAAGATGTAGAAGCCGTGCAAAAGATTGTAGGAACGAAATCAGATGGATATTTTGGTCCGAAAACGAAGTCACGCCTAATTAATTGGCAGAAGAAAAAAGGGATCAAGCAATCTGGTGAAGTCGGTGATTATAACTGGATGCGGATGTTTGGGAAGAAAGAGGTACAAAAACCGAAGAAGCGGAAGGAATACTGGCGTGTTTTGAAGGACGGAAAACAAATCGGTTATTACGACATCGACGAAAACGCTCGTAATGTGATACTGGAAGAAGCGGAAAAAGCGATGAAGAAGAATCAAGAAAATACCGAATTTAAGATCGAAAGGGAGTTGAAGTAGTATGGGTATAGATTGGAAATCACGTTTACGCAATGGATGGTTTTGGGCTTCGGTATCTTCGTTTGTACTGTACTTTCTAGTGGGAGAGG
This sequence is a window from Mechercharimyces sp. CAU 1602. Protein-coding genes within it:
- a CDS encoding phage tail protein; translation: MDKLWIINRSTEKALAVLTNSSNKSCTFFNAVHRESINEFEQLEFSIDATHEDSEYVIEKNFVCFRDLDGLYRLFIIQDIQETHDSIKTKKVICESAASELLGEPVEDITISNGTAEYALDRILSGTRWQVGTVDNLGEHDDRFYRGNVIRWINRILEIWGGEVRFRVTIANNRITGRYVDIVSQLGNSVRKRFEYGKDVQQIEKKVDAKSVVTALYGYGKSDRDENDNETYVTLENSEWSVDNGDPTDKPTGQSWVGDSDARDAWGMPNGDGTYRHIFGEFTDSDIEDPEELLQATWDELQKRKEPLVEYTATVVDLERAYGEDYSHEAIRLGDVVFVIDREFAPELRAEARVIGVERHLDRPQDTVVTIGNFLPKMADDSAKLRDVERRVGEKIGVTDPIRTSWLSGALDAINNEIYAGGGTVVTTNDGINILDKPLDHNPSKSILMNNGIVAVSNQKVNGDFVYEDALTGDGIVASVIRSGTMLSDRIRGGTFYVGGTIEGVGQNGVLYLLDDKNEIVTTLSAEQQGFSKLYVGELSGENVVVKGSEDKTIYVDPSSGSNEKDGSSWENAYQSLQQAIDENVKEVNIGRITFRIKSGTTVDEEIVLDNIIGPGRLDFDFQDDSTNLYGYFRVASCLNRIYIYDGTFTHSGSTHPNDGKPYSVIRTLMTNWVSINRTKIQGDGKCDYGIASEGANIVVSDCEIYDVNSGCLYATIGGHIASMNNIGSGGYGARATNTGTICGWGTYPSGSTANIHATSGARIWLTGSADDGSGGGSYDPQPVTYTWSQKDSLSWDSKWGWNTWDPNEVTQGDPGSWGDAGLHRGCWFFDYNDIRSKLAGKMITSVKFYARRQSRGGYSASRPVYFCTHDRSSASGTPSMSGATNAGSFKWGDKKWVTLPKSFGERLRDGDAKGIGIYTSNASNYYYVLMEEACTLKITCE
- a CDS encoding holin family protein is translated as MASIDQLVYVKFLVGFGGAVASFMWGGWSEALTILAVFVSIDFLTGFAAAGREGRLSSRRGMRGISKKLLIFAFVAVAHLLDQFLGESHLLRDGAVAFYIANECLSIVENFGRMGLPIPPKVREAIEILRGKDDE
- a CDS encoding N-acetylmuramoyl-L-alanine amidase — encoded protein: MGLFDLGVPVKDVRKTLKRRGSYRDYGVNSKTHIIIHHSLTKRNLAGSNAESYARYHVGLGWPGIGYHFVIEADGTIKYCHSLGVMSYHVGNHNRYCVGICLSGDFRYEEPTQAQKECLRRLHAYLTGALPNYKKTLGHCELSGYEWKQCPVFDYTATLKEKTKEPNPFDQFKPDELNKAPNGATFSRTLKYTNPMQYGKDVEAVQKIVGTKSDGYFGPKTKSRLINWQKKKGIKQSGEVGDYNWMRMFGKKEVQKPKKRKEYWRVLKDGKQIGYYDIDENARNVILEEAEKAMKKNQENTEFKIERELK